The DNA sequence ATCTTTTAACATAATCAAATTGGCTGATAATTTTGATATTGAGATATCCTGATACCTAATAGACTGAATAATATTATGATAGGTTtgaaatgtgaacaaaaatcaCATGTATCATACATGAGGATGGATATTAACAATAAATGAATAGAATCAAATACAAAgaataaatcgatggtgaaatcaAGCCATGTATCTTGgcttgcgacattgcagacttccggccatattatttttatttaatgaaaaaataggtactcaacgtcaattcttgaaaacttgcgtgattttctttctttttgtgaaggaaattctgaaaaaactacAAGTAATGATGTTGATCTGTTCTCATTTTAAAGACATTAAAAAGGATTTGAGAAATAGATTTCAAAACACCAAAAACAAGATacttggtttgggagtttcaccgtcgaaatgtgaaTGATAGAAATCATCATAGAGAGGGGGAATAATACTATGACACACGCCACATAACATAATAGGCACATATCTCCAGCAATaatgacaatttaattttttgaacaaaaatgaaTAGAAGATGCATCTTCATCATTTCAAGTCAACGATGGCATTAAAACTATTGATTTTTCGTCTCACCAGCTTTACTTGCTGAGTTTCAGCATATGCTGATGCTCAGAAATCTATAATAGTGGAAgttggatttttaaaatttttcctcaataTTCAATAATATTTCCTTGGACATGTTGCTCAAATGGAATAATAGGAGAATTTTCTCATAGGATATTTGTAACGTCAAGTGTTAACTCTCTGCAAAATGTAGGTACCTGGAGCTCCAGCAAATTTTGCCAATGttcactccttttttttttttattcaggatgttttgaaagaaaaaaatgcgtaTATCGAGCAGTTATTGAAGGAGCAAGAGTTGGCACGATCTCAATTTACGAAAGCAGCAACCCAAGTTGGAGACACAGAACTCAAACTAAATACTCTACAGATTGAATTTGATCAAGTTAGTATTCTTTATTACATCATTTGGATCAAGTAACTTGGGAAGAGACCaatcctcatttttcaaaaaacttagttaagctttttgaaatcaaactACCTACGTCAAAATTTTATTGTATCAAAAGATGAAAAGTGTAAACTCATATTTGAAGTTATTGGGGTGAATCTAAGTGATTCATTCATAAAAGAAGACTTACCATCAATAATGGACTAAGTGCCAAAGAATCGAAGATTGAGTTAGAAGTTACATTTACTCTTAGCGCTCTGACCCCCTAAAGTTTTTTTGTGTCATTCATTCAACCGTTCTTCTGagttgatttccatgatttttgcagtTATCAACAAGTGGTAGCCCCTAGACAAGCTAGCTCCATCAAGATTCTGGGAACATTACCCaggtttttcatattttgtgttaaaattgTGAATTATGCCTTTCAAAGGATGAAtgtgttcaatttttatcaCGCAGTTCTTTCTGTTTCTTTTATGTACGTTTCACATaaagttttggttttttatgttgcatattttgctgtttttctgtttgtttctATCTCTGAAATGAGTGATTTTGAGAATTAAAAAGATTTTGAAGTCAACTTTGTTCAACAAACTTTTTAAACTTGAATTTCACTTATTTACTTAAAGAATAGCAACAAAAGGCTCCCTAACTcgaatattttaacaatttttttacacttttttaaaGTCCCAAAATAGTCAGTGCCACTATTGCAATAGGCTTAGTATTTTTCTgtgtatttttattcatttacgtTGTCCTGTTTCAGTTTCGTAAGGAGGTCGATGTGAATCGGAAGAAGTTTGAAGAAAGTATAGCtaaattagaaaaagaaaaacgagaATTGATAGAGCAACTAGACGATGAAAAACGCAAAAGTGAGGATCTCCAGTTCAGAGTCGAAGAAGAGTCCATCGAAAAAAGTGAACTCCAGGTacttaattttaagtttcagcagatagttttactttttttttcactgattcTACCTACTCAACAATGAATGGAAGTTCGTACTTTTGTCATTTAGGCTCTATCATACCCTTTTTACTAGTTTTTGCATTGTTGTGGAAATGATACAGTCAGTTCTTTTTATGCTAGCCATGCctgaagaaatacattgcatttttttatcaaagtcaCCATCAGAATGagcattatttttcaattttcttagcTGAAAGGTATATTAACTCCACTGGTTTTAAGCCcctcaaaaaaatgtaaataatatCATTAGTGTAGCatttattttagaattttagggagtaaaaattaaatgtccagctatttttctttggaatttgaGTTTTAAGGGAGGCATGCTTCTGAAAGCTCCCATGAAAATGCAGGTCAATCGATTTTACTGAATGACTTCTCTGACTCTGACTTCACTCTGTCATTATGTTGACCATTTTCTTGTGTCCAAAAATTGAACATTATTACTTTCATCTGTATAGGTTCACTTACTAGGCTGCAATGCCTAAAACTGAAATGAACTTTATTTTGCCTATTGTTCAACACATTTGTTTATCACATGTGTAATCGTTTGTTTTTCTCTTCCACAGACTCAAATTGAACAGCGGTCAAAAAGGGTAGCTGAATTAGAAACTTTAGTGAAAGAAGGGAATAGCAAACTTGGACAGACAGATGCTGAATCcaataaattatttgaaactgAAGAAGCGCTGTTAAAAGTGCGGGAAGAGCTGGAGGCCATCCGCAAATCATCCAAAACCAATGAAGAAACACTACGAAAACAGTTAAATGAAACTCAAACTAAACTAGACAATAGCGAAAAATTTGTCAAAGACCTACAAAACGAAGTAGAGAAACTCAGGGAAGAATCAGCCGCCAGCTTGAGTAAAACGGTTGAAGATTTGAATAACGAGATCTCCAAGCTAAGAATAGAATGCGATGAAGCTTCagacaaaatgaaaatcatGGAGCTTGAAAACACTAAATTAAAAGAGGAGGTCGAGTCTATGGAAAAGTTATCAAAATCCCACGAGGAAAGTTTGCAAAGTGAAtttaatattcaaattttgaaattcaaagagCAGATTCAGTTGTTAGAAAtagacaaaaaaagagagaaagaaaaggctGATGAACTAAGTGCGATAATAGATGAATTAAATAAGAACaaattagaagaagaaaaaaaattaagagactcTAATCTTGAATTAGAGAAGAAAATAACTTCACTTGTCAATGAATCAACGATGAATTTAGAATCAAAATCCAATAGCTAtgagaaaaaagtaaaggaCCTATTAAATGAGGTTAACGAAAAAACAAGCACGATAGAACAACTTAAATCTCAGCAAAAATTAGTGGAAGATAATGCTAAAAATCTTGAGATTAAATTACAGTTACAGCTGAATGATTTGCAAACATCTTTAGATCAAAAATCTAAAGAACTTgaacaattaaaaaaagataTGGAAGAAAAATTGTCCAATTCAAGCAAAGCGGAAGAAGATTCGCGTCTAGCTTTTGAGAAGAAATTAGGAGATAAAGTTGAAGAATGTaacaaattaaatgaaaaactatctTCGCGAGAAGTAGAAGTAACGGAACTGAAAACAGCCATGGAAACAAAGCTGtcagaatttaaaaatctggaagATAAATTATCAGAAGaattgaaaaaacgaaaatcattAGAGAATGAGCTTCAGTTAAGACTTGCCGAGAGCTCAGGTTCTGCCGAAAAAAACACAGAGCTCgctgaaactttgaaaaaacttcAGGATGAATTGGGAAGTAGCAACGAGAAACGGGAGCAACTTGAAGCCAAGTTGCTGAAAAAAGCAGAAGATTTTAAGgaacttgaagaaaaattaaaattagtccaAGCTGAGTTCTCAAACATcgaggaaaaattaagtaaaaaattagatgaatTTGAGACGGTTCAAAATAATTTAGCTTCAAAATCCTCAGAATGTGAGAAGTTAGCTGTAGAGTTAAAGGAGAAGGTGAATCTCGTAAAAACATcggaaaatgaattaaataaaatgaagggaaagcTGATTGAAGTCGAGGGAAAACACAGTGATGTAACCAAAAGTCTCGATCAACACCTACAAGAATTCAGAGAACAACAAGttgaaattgagaagaaaacaGAGGAGCTTGCTCGCATTAGTGAGGAATTGAAACTGAAAGACATTGAAATTAGCAAATCATCAGAAACCATCAAACGTAAGTTAAAAGATTCTAGTTCATGACTTCATCATATTTTACCTATTTCTACAGATAAAATTGAACTGATTCGTACTTTATTATATTACAGCTCTAAGGGCGCCTAAAAACCGCTGGAAATTCATGCCAGGAATTCCTCCTCCCATGTAACGCGCGACGCAGACCCACTGACCTCTCCCCGCTGACAGTCTCCTCCCTACCCGCCTGCCTTCCTCTCACCATGCACCGTGCCGCACGCGTTTCCCACTCCTTGGCTGCTCTCCGCATCGCGTTGCTGAGTGAGTTCAACCAGTGTCGATTCTCGACTGGTTGAGAGCGCAGCGCTATGCACCTCCTCTCGATTAAATGCTGCGATCGCTTTGGAACTCATGAAGAATTGAAGAGTGCAATCGATTCTCGAATTTTCTCGATTAATCAATTGTTGTGCCATAGAATATTCTAGGAGGCTCAGGAACATTCCGACCTGGGCGAGCAATTCCTGGCGCGCTTGCCCGAACCGACTGATGAGGCTCGTTTTCAATTATGATGTGAAGATTAGAATGCATGCATAGGCTTATTTACTTCTCCGCTTAAACTTGAATCAAGTAACTAAAACTTAAACTAAAGTAATTGTACACCTGTAAGTTCAGGAAATCAATAGCGATAAAACAGTAATTAAAAAGgatcaaacaaacaaacaacaaaaTAAGACTTTTAGTTCTAGGGACGACCTTGTGTACAGCCTCTAATCTTTAAAATATGTATTCTAAAAATATGACACAGAACAGAACCTGATTGTTTTCGAAAACTTCACTGCCTAATCTAGTAGTTGTTACTAATGATAGTCTCAGCTCCTTCTAATTAGGTGCAGTAGCTTAGCTCCAACGAAACTGATCCTGCtgtttaacttattttttatttttacccaaTATTCATTTCCAGAGTTGAACGATTCGATGGCAAATGCAGAAAGATCGATTGAAGAACAAACAGAAATTATTCGAaatttaaataatgaaaaaagtgACATGGGAAGGAAAATACAAGATTTGGAAGAAAAGTGTGAAAGCCTCATCCAGCAGAAacaaaaattggtaagtaacCTCTTTTGTAGCCTTAATTTGTGTGATGATTGATTTTTAAGTGCATTATACAAATCCATTTGctaaaatattactttttaaaTCGATTTGTTGTATCCTCTTGAGATAAACTTAGAGTATCTGAGTGGCCACTTTGTGCGTTTCactgaatttaaaatgaagattCTGAATGAGGAGACAAGAACAAAGTTACGATAGGAAACAAATCATTAGAGAAATAGATCAGTATTTGTATCACTTCTAAACCACAATCGCTGTCTACAACAAGCAGAGACAAAACACATAACGACTCAGTAGTGAAGCAGATGAGAATAGTAAGTGTAataggagggtatggattcgatcaacatgaatcaatcgacaccgattcgatcgacaaattgttaaaaaactggtgtcgattcgatcgacatgaatcgatcgaaaaattaaaacgtgattCAATAGACAttaatcgatcgacaccgattcgctcggcagttaatttaaaaacacccgtgtcgcttcgatcgacatgaatggatcgaaaactgaaaatgtgaattgatcgacaccgattcgatcgacaaaattcgattgactcacaggtttgtcaattgactcacgggtttgtcgattgactcacgggtttgtcgatcgactcacgggtttgtcgatcgattcatgtcgatccattcacgttttcatttttcgaacaattcatgtcgatcgaatccataccctccagtGTAATAAGGCTAATTGTAaatagaataataataataattaccaTCATAATATTACTATTTACGCAATGATACGATaatattacaaatatttacGAATAATATTACTATCGAAGCTAAACTCAGGTTCTGAAGAGGGAAGGAGAGGGAAATTTAGGACTGTCTGATAAACCCCTTCAGAGAAGGATGGGAGCCAGGGAGGGACGAAGGGACCTGACAGAGAAAGGGGGTCAACAAATCTAAAAATGTGCCTGGCTTCTTTGATGGACAGTCCcctatctttgaaattttgccgTATTGTACTTTCTAAATTGCAACAGATGCTTGGAAAGCTAGATATTTTACCAATGTTTTATTTACCTAATCATTGATTTATTTGTCACCTCCTTTATTTCTGCTTTTAGGAAGACAACATTTCGGAACTCATGAATAATTCCAGCAGTTCATCTGAGCAGCTGACCAGGCTTCATTCAGAGCTCAGAGAAAAAGGTCAAGAAGTTGAAGGGCTTAGAGAAGCGTTGAATGAAAAAACGAGAGCTGTTGAAAGAATTGAAGAAGACCTGCGACAGCAGTTAGAACTCCTCTCTGAAAAGAAGAGCAAATTGGAGGCTGcctcaaaagaagaaattgagaaattgAAGCAAGAGCATGCAAATAATTTAGCAGCTCTAAAAAGTACACATGAAGCATCATTAATGAATTCTTTAAATGAAATGGAGAAGGTTAAATCTGAATCGATCAGTACTGAAACAAATTTGAAAGAACAGATCAATCTTCTCATAGCAGAGAAAAAAGACCTCGAAACCAAGTTGGAGTCGTTTAAAGATAGAGAAACTCAGTTGGAATCGGAGTTGAAAGTTCTCCAAGAAGAAAAGCAGCAGATGGAAAAGGATCTAAAGGAAATCAGTGATGTGAAAGCTAAAACTGATTCTGACCTTGAGGCGCAACtagctgaaaaagaaaatagcaTAAAAAGATGCGAACACCAATTTGAAATGTTCCGACAGTCTGCCAACCTTATggaggaaaagttcaaaaagaaAGTGGAAGAACTTACTCAATCTTTATCCAAAAAAGATACTCTCCTAACCTCAGCAAATATTCAAATAGATGAGTTAAAAGTAGACTATGAGACAGCAGAGGCCAGGATACAGGATTTGAAAACTAAAGTCAgtaagaagaaagaaaagattgAAATGCTGAACAGAGAGTTACAAGATACCAAAaatattgctaaaaatttgcagactgctgtaacagaaaaaattgagttgttggAGAAACAGGAGAAAGAAATACAATGCCTCAAAGCAGAAAAAGAATCTTCCGTCCTAACTGccgaggaaaaaatcaggaaccTTGCTGATTTAGAGAAAACTCAATCACAGTTTGCTGAAAAAGAGGTTTCTTTAGTAAAAGAAATTGAGAGTCTGAAGTCTGAAAGTAATAAAATCAATGAAGACATGAAGGCCAAAGAAAATCAACTTCAAGATTTacgtacaaaaattgaaaatcttcagAGAGACAGGGTAGACAAAGAGAATGATTTGAACAAAGAAATCGAGACTTTGAACGTCGAAAAAAATCGCATTAGTCAAATACTcgaagaaaaagatgaaaaattgaaatctttaTACGCTGAGATTGAAAGTATCTCCCACAAAACGGCTGAAAAGGAAACCCTGctcaaagttaaaattgaaaatcagcAGAAAGAGTCAGAAGAACTTACAAAGCAATTAGCTGAAAAGAGTAGTCAGATTCAAATAGTTAGTTCAGAGCTTGAACTTCTGCAATCTAAAAATCACTCTCTCAACGATGAGCTGTCTGAGAAGACAAACAAGATAAAAACTCTGACTGAAGAGTTGAACTCTCTGAAACAAAGTATTGCCCAAAATAGTTCAGATAAAGACAAGATTATTtgtgagaaaaataatattatttcGGATTTGCAGCAAGAAAAAACGGCTAGTCTTAAATCTTTCAATGCCGAAGTAGAATCTTTACAAAAATCAAACAACATTTTGTCCGCTGAGTTAGCAGCTAAAAATTTGTCTCTTACTTCTTTGACGGAAGAAATAAGCAACTTGAAGCAAAACATATCAACCAATTCTGAAAACAAAGACAGTGCcttatttgaaaaagaaaaaatcattgcAGAGTTAAAAACGgaaaaagaaaatgtcaacTCTAATCTAAGCTCTCTCATCACCAAATATGAGGATTTGAAGACAAGGTTCGAGAAAGAAAGAGCTAGTCTTgaagaaaagctaaaaattaacgaaaaagaACAGAAAGCTCTGGCTGAATTGAAATCTACACTGTAAGTACTATTTCTCAATTTATTTACTATTCTATCAGTTTTTGGACCATTAAAAAACTTCCCATTAAAAATTTAGCTCATGActgaattatttaaaatcaagtGCATACTTTTTGTAATGCATACATCATGTGCAAAATTTGCTCCTTAATTGATCTTTAGAATCCCATTTTATGCAGAGCTAACAAAAAGGATAAGTTATGTCCGGCGGCTACCCTTCATAAATGCACCTCTTTCAAAATCCCTCTCATAAAACTGATTTCAttcaaagtttaatttttcagcatAAACTGATTTtaatcaagtaaaaaaaaactgccccTCCAAGTTTTCTTTTTACTCGTAGCATTGTCTTGAATCTTTATCAATATATTCACCTGACCATAAGATGTTTCAAATATTaggagcattttttgttgtaatcCGTtattaatgtaaaatttcatattttcttcttttgtgttattttaagttttcttttttattattatattttcttGCCACAGTTTTATTACAAAGAAGCACTTAAAATCGTACAAAATTAGTAACTTTAACTGTAATTTTTACATGGCTACAGAAAGGTTGAAAATGATTTAACTCGGGAACTGGAAAGGCGAATGAAAGAAGATGCTATCAAGCATCAAGAATTGTTAGCTCGGGTTGACTCTGTCCATCAGTTAACAAAGAGTTTTTCACCAGGACAGGACTCAGATTTCAGCCAATAAACAAAAGCATCTTTCAAAAACTTTCCATTTAGTGTAATTCAAGAGGTAACAAATAGAAACTACATATCTCACTGTTACATACATATCTgcaattgattttgttttttgtcttcCCTTTCTTGAGGAAACTAATGGGGCGCAAGGAGTCAAACTCAGGATTTTAGCTCCTAAATTAGCTAGAAAAAGGGTTACTTCTAATTCTTTCTTATAGTGAAAACATTAGAGGCCAAAATACACAGCAACAGCATGCGGAGTAGGGAGCAAGAAAACttttacttcattttgcaacTCTGTTAATTGAAGTGATAGCAATGGTTGTCAGACCTGTTTGACTTCTTGTTTTGACCCTCGTTTTCACATGATGAAAAGAACTCAAAGTTCGCTTGGGTGGTataatttaatttgtttcatGGTGACGGAATAATGGAGGAATTTATAGCGTCTGATACTGCTTTTCTTTAATAGCAGATGTACTATTTACTTCCACATCAGCTTTCAAAAATCGCGTAATTCTCTCGACTCGTTCATTTTTGCCAGGTGCTACATGGACCTTGTAAAGTATctaatatttttcatgttttttataTGATCCATTCATTACAGTTTGGTTTTTTCTCAACAGTTTCCAgttctttaaaatgtttgccTTCTTAAGTCTGCATTCTGTAATTTCTGTGCCTCTTAGTGCCTCAGTTTAACCCATCTACTCGTAGGTAGTAAGAACCAGCTTTCTCATGAAACTTAGGTGCTATTGTAAATATGCTTAATAGTCACAGCATTTTTGCCCAAATAGCTCTTAAGATCATAACAAACATTTAGTAAATAATCCATCCTTAtcaatcaagaaaattttgtaaaaatatttacaaaatttaccctaaaaatatttacaagactGGGGAGAGTCGAAATATGATTATGGATTGAGATaaatgctgaaaaaattcagtcaaataATTTAACATCCTCTGAGAGGAATATTCATGTATTCAAGCTATAATTTTTCCCAAATCCTTTTGTCATAATAGTCTTCCATTTGCTGTGCATTTCATTCAATCCTCATTCTTTGCTGCCCAAAATGAGAGAAAGCTTTTGACGAAGTTCGTGAAATCAGCACGGGCCAGCGGGAACACAAGAAAACATTCTGCTGAGCTCGCCATTATTCAGGGTGATTTTGGACCTGTTTTCGTAGGAGGAACCTATTTGCATAtccaaaaaataagtaaatgagTCAGTCCAAGCACTAATGGGCTAATATTCACGGTCACTATTTCAGTTCCAGGGCATCCCTGCGTACAATGATTGACTGTTTTAAACCCTAGTGTTGTTCAATTGCTCCCCAACAACTAATGCATCAGTAACGTTGACTGTGTGTAGGTTAAAAGTTGACCTGTTTCtttggaaataaatattttttatcatcaaacaTCTCCGTGGAATAAGAGATACTACATTtccggaaaaaaaggaaagggggCATAGGTTTCTTTCATCATGTTTTCtcactgatttttgtttttttatttcgttGCTTCGAAACCCGCTCTCTCTTCCCCCTCCTGCTCTCGCTCCCGATCTTATAATTGAAGAGTATGCACCCACCTCTGCAACACAGGAGCTACCATAACTAAAACCAAGCGATTCGTTGGTACTACTAGCTGATGGCTAGTAATTATTCGCCAGAAGTAGCTTAGTTGTTAATCGTCTGCACCATGACAGCAGCAAAATCataacttgaaaaattttacttaaatcatTTTCATCAGTAAAAATCCACTCTCCGATCTAGAAATTCATGACAAATTTGTAATCTCTGATAGTATTCCCTTTCAGTATTCTTATTCGTATGATGTCATTGAGATTTTCTCGTGCCAGTTTTAGAACCTTTAACTTAAATTTAAGGTCAATCACAGGGAAAGTTAAGGCTTCCAGTATATCAGTAGACAGCTCTGTCCCTTCAACAGGTCTGTTGCGAATGAACTCAACACCATGAACTGAGATAGACTCAACATGAAATGGAGAGTCCACTAAGCCAAATAACCTTGTTACTGGCCGGATAAGGAGACAAACTTTgaacaaataattttgctcactTTTTTATCCTAAAggaatagtttatttttttccacaatattaaatttaaatttgtcaTTGTGACAAAAGACCATGATGTAATTTGTTTAAGTTCAATAGgtattgaagaataaaaaatctttcATCAGTATGGTACTAAGAAATGAAGATTTAGCTGTCAGTATAGTGGAACGAATAACAGTAAAACAATCTCAGTAAATGTAAATCCCCTTTTACTGGTGGGAAAGATTTTGATTAACGTGTGCTTTTTTCTCCATGTCACcttttaagttttgaaattttttgaaaatgttcatgttcagtgcttttgaagatttttattcACAAAAATACTGAATAGAACATTACCtcagcattattttcttttttctgatttcagaGAGAAGGAGAGTGAAGCAAGCAAGAAGCAGATAATTGAAATGAGCCATACATTAAATACTAAGAATGAGGAAATGTCATCGATGATATCAGAACTGGACACATTAAGGAGAGCCATGGTTGATGCAGCACAAGTTCAATCTGAATTAAACGCTCTGAAGTTTGAGAGAGACGAACTTTTGATCAAACTTGGTTCTGTGCAAGCATCGGCAACTCAATCTCTAATTGATGCTAAAAGCGGAGGTAGCTTACTTTATCACATTTTTTATCACCACTTTCaggatattttatgaaaaagactgaaaatttgaaatatcttGAAACTTCAACTCTGGAAAGACAACCATTAGCGCTGCACATGATATCAAACTTTGCCTCAGTTTGGTTTGGGGCTCATTGCTTTGAGTACATTCTGAgcactattttttcatttttgaatagtAAATCCAGACGAATATTTTACAATGATGAACAGTTGTAATTTTAGTTAATTGAATGATAAATACCTGAAGTAAGAGGGTTCATATGTTTCTGTAATTTGCAGTGAAATTAatgccaaaatttttttgcagttttacgtATGCATTTTGTTGATGAATTGAGTCAGGGAACTTTGATGATTTTGTTCTGAGAGatcctggaaaagtcaggaaatgcTTCTCTGAAAAGTCTGTAGACACCTTGTATGTACCTTATACATGTTATATTAGCGTGCCAAAATAACCTTATGGATGGGGCAGCAATTCAACTATAGCAGAAAGTACACGCTATTCAATAcattaaatgcgtttttctctaAACTGTGATCTCAACTGTGAGTCAGCCTTCTCACCAAGGAAATTCTCAATAAGGGAAATCTTGCTATTAAAGTCGCTTTGTGTTTGCACAGATCCTGCCTTCAAGCAGTTACTAGAAGAGAAAGAATTAGCCGACAGCCAGGTTAATTTCTTGAATTCCATCATAGCTGACCAGCAAAAGAAACTTGACTCTCTTAACAATCAGCTGGAACAACTTTATCTGGATCCCAACACAGC is a window from the Bemisia tabaci chromosome 5, PGI_BMITA_v3 genome containing:
- the CLIP-190 gene encoding uncharacterized protein CLIP-190 isoform X10; this translates as MPTAELDFQNLGTYCRIEDLYLRNRFFLPWLYRRYNFLKQTYSRSIDENDEFVAPLSINRRRSSERRFSNASVVLTEDTDSFIIGDRVWVGGAKPGQIAYIGETQFGPGEWAGIVLDEPIGKNDGSVAGVRYFQCEPKKGVFSRLTRLTKHSLDSGTLTGLLTGTADARKSSISTPQPRKYSAASTPSMVSPTSSVKSYSLTTPSRKASSGELKVGDRVIVSSNQGSKAGILRYKGPVDFQPGEWCGVELDEPMGKNDGSVAGRRYFECAPNFGLFAQSSKVSRSPIGANRRPSCAVHNSAIKRSGSRESLQSSFSTSTAASGIPTMRKPAIRASVPATPSRTPLQDVLKEKNAYIEQLLKEQELARSQFTKAATQVGDTELKLNTLQIEFDQFRKEVDVNRKKFEESIAKLEKEKRELIEQLDDEKRKSEDLQFRVEEESIEKSELQTQIEQRSKRVAELETLVKEGNSKLGQTDAESNKLFETEEALLKVREELEAIRKSSKTNEETLRKQLNETQTKLDNSEKFVKDLQNEVEKLREESAASLSKTVEDLNNEISKLRIECDEASDKMKIMELENTKLKEEVESMEKLSKSHEESLQSEFNIQILKFKEQIQLLEIDKKREKEKADELSAIIDELNKNKLEEEKKLRDSNLELEKKITSLVNESTMNLESKSNSYEKKVKDLLNEVNEKTSTIEQLKSQQKLVEDNAKNLEIKLQLQLNDLQTSLDQKSKELEQLKKDMEEKLSNSSKAEEDSRLAFEKKLGDKVEECNKLNEKLSSREVEVTELKTAMETKLSEFKNLEDKLSEELKKRKSLENELQLRLAESSGSAEKNTELAETLKKLQDELGSSNEKREQLEAKLLKKAEDFKELEEKLKLVQAEFSNIEEKLSKKLDEFETVQNNLASKSSECEKLAVELKEKVNLVKTSENELNKMKGKLIEVEGKHSDVTKSLDQHLQEFREQQVEIEKKTEELARISEELKLKDIEISKSSETIKQLNDSMANAERSIEEQTEIIRNLNNEKSDMGRKIQDLEEKCESLIQQKQKLEDNISELMNNSSSSSEQLTRLHSELREKGQEVEGLREALNEKTRAVERIEEDLRQQLELLSEKKSKLEAASKEEIEKLKQEHANNLAALKSTHEASLMNSLNEMEKVKSESISTETNLKEQINLLIAEKKDLETKLESFKDRETQLESELKVLQEEKQQMEKDLKEISDVKAKTDSDLEAQLAEKENSIKRCEHQFEMFRQSANLMEEKFKKKVEELTQSLSKKDTLLTSANIQIDELKVDYETAEARIQDLKTKVSKKKEKIEMLNRELQDTKNIAKNLQTAVTEKIELLEKQEKEIQCLKAEKESSVLTAEEKIRNLADLEKTQSQFAEKEVSLVKEIESLKSESNKINEDMKAKENQLQDLRTKIENLQRDRVDKENDLNKEIETLNVEKNRISQILEEKDEKLKSLYAEIESISHKTAEKETLLKVKIENQQKESEELTKQLAEKSSQIQIVSSELELLQSKNHSLNDELSEKTNKIKTLTEELNSLKQSIAQNSSDKDKIICEKNNIISDLQQEKTASLKSFNAEVESLQKSNNILSAELAAKNLSLTSLTEEISNLKQNISTNSENKDSALFEKEKIIAELKTEKENVNSNLSSLITKYEDLKTRFEKERASLEEKLKINEKEQKALAELKSTLEKESEASKKQIIEMSHTLNTKNEEMSSMISELDTLRRAMVDAAQVQSELNALKFERDELLIKLGSVQASATQSLIDAKSGDPAFKQLLEEKELADSQVNFLNSIIADQQKKLDSLNNQLEQLYLDPNTAFNPVKEKKIPAPRLFCDICDEFDLHETEDCPQQASESPPPERRTKTGVKPEPRPYCENCEVFGHDTEDCDKDETY